The Candidatus Hydrogenedentota bacterium nucleotide sequence GCAGGCGAAGGCAACCTGATCAAAGGGGCGCCCGCAGAGTTCCGGCATGCCATTGCAGGGTTCGCAGGGCTCGTCGGGCCGGGCCGCGCCGCAGGCCAGCAGGACGGCGGCAGTGAGAATGAACCTTGACGGAAACAAGTGTTTGGACACGCGGGGGCCTCCTGCAAAATTCGGTGTGTGACTGTTTGGGAAGCGGACCGCAACGCTCAGGGGGCCGCATTCCCGTTTTCGGACGGGTCCCGGCCCGTTTCGGTTTCATTTTCCAGCAGCACGTCCGCCGTCTCCGAGAGTTCCATCCCCTCGGTGAGGGCGAAATTGCCGTGGCGGAGAAACTGCGCGCAGAGCAGCGCCACATGGCGGCTGTTCATGATGAACGTGTGCGCGTGGTGGACCAGCACCCAGTCCTTCATGCCCGCCAGCCGGGTGCTGTCCACCGTGACAACCCCGTCGTTCGGCTCCTTGAACGTGACCGACTGGCCGCGGTCCCCGGCGATGACGCCGAACTCGACCTCGGGGACGGGCAGGCCCGCATAGAACTCCGCCGAGGCGAGCTGCTGGCCGCTGTCGCCGGTGAACCACCGATAAATGGGGTTGTCCTTGAGCGCGCGGGCCAGTTCGGCGGGCTGGTTGGGCGGCGCCAGCATCACAATGCGGCCAAGCCCCGGCGGAAACCCCCGCTTGAACCCGTTCCGGATGATGATGTTTCCCAGGGAGTGGGCCACCAGATGGTACCTGGCGCCCGGCGCCACATTCTCGTGGACAAACTCGCGCAGGGAGTCCGAAAGGGTGTCCAGCGATTTCGAGTGGGTGACATAGGGGAAGTTCAGCGTTTTGAACCCCGCCTGGCGCAGGCGCGTGTCCAGCACCCACAGCGAGGCCCGGCCCCGTCCCATGCCGTGAAGCAGCACCACCGTCTCCGCGTCTCCGCCCGTGCCCGGCTCCGGTTCCGCCCCGGCGCGCCCTCCGGAACACAGCACGGCGGCGGCGAGTGCCGCCGCAAATGCGGCTATGCGGACGCTTCTGGGCATGATATGGACACTTTTCCTCTCCGCGTGAAAGCGGTGAACCGGGACACACCGCCGGATTATAGGCAGAGCCCGCCCTTCCCGGCAAACTTGCCCCGAACGGCGCGCCCCTGTGCTATTATATCCGCCGCCGCATGCGCCATGCGGCAAAACGCAACCCCCCGTCAAGGAGCATGTCATGTCAAACCGCCCCATCGGCGCCGTCACTTTTGATCTGTGGGACTGCCTCTTCCGCGACGACTCGGACGAGCCCAAGCGCGCCGCCGCCGGACTGCCGCCCAAGCCGAAGGCGCGGCGCGACCTGCTCCATTATTATCTGTCAAAACACGCGCCCGTGGACCGCACCCTGTCGGACCTGGCCTTTGACGTGTCCGACGCCGCCTTCCGCAAGGTGTGGCACGACCAGCATGTGACCTGGTCTGTGGCCGAGCGGATGCGGGTGCTGCTCGCCGGGCTCAAGCGCGAACTCCCGGAGGACGACTTCGCGGCGTTTGTGGACGCCCTCGAGCGCATGGAGCTGGAATACCGGCCCGACCCCGCGCCCGGCGCGGTGGAGGCGCTGGCGCGTCTCCACGGGAAATACCCGCTGGCCATCGTGTCCGACGCCATCTTCACGCCCGGCCGCAACCTCAGGACCCTGCTCGACGGCGCGGGCATGCTCCAATATTTCGACTACTTCGTGTTCTCCGATGAGATCGGCCACTCCAAGCCCCACCCCGCCGTGTACGAGTCGGTGGCGGGCCACTACGGCATTCCCCTGGCGGACATCGTCCACATCGGCGACCGGCCCCACAACGACCTCGGCGGTCCCCACGCCGTGGGCGCGCGCGGCGTGCTGCTCACCGTGGTGCTGGACCGTCCCCTGGACGGCCACACGCCCGACGCGGTCTGCGCGGACTATGCGGACCTGCCGGACATTCTCGCGGGCATGGAGTAGGCGGCCGCACAGGGCAACGACTGGGTACAGCCACCGGCGCGGGAATGGGCATCCTCTCCGAGCCGTGGCCATGTACCGCGCCGTTGGCAGTCCCCTGATGCTTTCACATAACGCCAAGGGGACTGGCTCACGGCGCGCCAACGGCCCCAACACCATGTCCACACCCCCAACTTGCGCGCCGGGTGCCTGTACCCAAACCCGTTACACTTCTCCGCATTCTTCCCCGTTTGCCTCGGGAACGGCCCCTGTGTCATGCTGGACGCCGCATGCGGTGCGCCACAACCCCGCACCCGGAGGAGCCGTCATGTCCGATAAAACCACCCGCCGCGATTTCCTGAAAACCGCCACCGCCGCAGGCACCGCGGCCATCGCCATGAACGCCGCGAGCTACGCGCGGGTTGTGGGCGCCAACGAGCGCATCGGCATCGGCCTCATCGGCTGCGGCGACCGCGGCCGGGGCGCGCACATGCCCGGCGTCCACCGTTACGACAAGGAGCTGAACGCCGCGTTCACGGCGGTCTGCGACGTGTGGAAACCCATGCGCGAGGAGGCCGCGGCCATCGCGAAGGACTGGTACGGCGCGGACCCGAAACAGTTCGTCAATTACCAGGAACTGATTGACTGCCCGGACGTGGACGCCGTGATGATCGCCTCGTGCGATCACCAGCACACACGCCACCTCAAGGCCGCCGCCGCCGCGAAAAAGGACGCCTACTGCGAGAAGCCCCTCTCCATGGACCTGGAAAGTCTGAAGGAGGCCTGCGACGCGGTGAAGGAGAACGGCACCATCGTCCAGATTGGCACCCAGCTCCGCAGCCTGCCCAGCATGACCGGCGCCCGCGAGCTCTACAAGACCGGCATCCTCGGCAAGGTGGGCCGCATCGAGCAGATGCGCAACGACCCCCGCCCCTACTGGTACGGCCGCGTGAAGGAGGCCCGCGAGGAGGACGTGGACTGGAAAGGGTTCCTCATGGACCGGCCCATGCGCCCCTTTGACGCCGTCCAGTTCACCGGCTGGTACGGTTACCGCGACTTCTCCGACGGCGCGGTGCCGGGTTTTGGCAGCCACTTCATAGACCTGGTCCACTACATCACCGGCGCCACCTTTCCGACCAGCGCCGTGGGCATGGGCGGCGTCTTCACCTGGCAGGACGACTATCATTTCGACTGCCCCGACCACGCCGAGGTGCTGTGGACCTATCCCGAGGGGTTCATGGTGGCCTACTGCACCAATTTCGGCAACGGCTCGGGCGACAGCTTC carries:
- a CDS encoding Gfo/Idh/MocA family oxidoreductase, yielding MSDKTTRRDFLKTATAAGTAAIAMNAASYARVVGANERIGIGLIGCGDRGRGAHMPGVHRYDKELNAAFTAVCDVWKPMREEAAAIAKDWYGADPKQFVNYQELIDCPDVDAVMIASCDHQHTRHLKAAAAAKKDAYCEKPLSMDLESLKEACDAVKENGTIVQIGTQLRSLPSMTGARELYKTGILGKVGRIEQMRNDPRPYWYGRVKEAREEDVDWKGFLMDRPMRPFDAVQFTGWYGYRDFSDGAVPGFGSHFIDLVHYITGATFPTSAVGMGGVFTWQDDYHFDCPDHAEVLWTYPEGFMVAYCTNFGNGSGDSFKIFGNEASMDLVNWDKPFVYTDGAGRPGAKAEKTPVEDVPTPDHMQNWLQCMRDRSTPNASIDAGYQHAVAVIMAMKALDSGRRQIYDAEKREIREG
- a CDS encoding HAD family hydrolase, which codes for MSNRPIGAVTFDLWDCLFRDDSDEPKRAAAGLPPKPKARRDLLHYYLSKHAPVDRTLSDLAFDVSDAAFRKVWHDQHVTWSVAERMRVLLAGLKRELPEDDFAAFVDALERMELEYRPDPAPGAVEALARLHGKYPLAIVSDAIFTPGRNLRTLLDGAGMLQYFDYFVFSDEIGHSKPHPAVYESVAGHYGIPLADIVHIGDRPHNDLGGPHAVGARGVLLTVVLDRPLDGHTPDAVCADYADLPDILAGME
- a CDS encoding alpha/beta hydrolase, whose translation is MPRSVRIAAFAAALAAAVLCSGGRAGAEPEPGTGGDAETVVLLHGMGRGRASLWVLDTRLRQAGFKTLNFPYVTHSKSLDTLSDSLREFVHENVAPGARYHLVAHSLGNIIIRNGFKRGFPPGLGRIVMLAPPNQPAELARALKDNPIYRWFTGDSGQQLASAEFYAGLPVPEVEFGVIAGDRGQSVTFKEPNDGVVTVDSTRLAGMKDWVLVHHAHTFIMNSRHVALLCAQFLRHGNFALTEGMELSETADVLLENETETGRDPSENGNAAP